DNA from Tsuneonella dongtanensis:
CGTTCACGTAGCGAATGCCATAGCCGTATGCGGGGATGTCGAGGCTCGCGAGGCTCTCCATGAAGCAGGCCGCGAGGCGACCGAGCCCACCGTTGCCGAGAGCGGCGTCAGGCTCCAGTTCCTCGATCGCCGCAAGGTCGAGACCGTGCTTCTCGAGCGCCTCGGCCATCTCGCCGGTTATGCCGAGGTTCGACATCGCATCCCGCAGCAGCCGGCCGATGAGAAACTCGAGGCTGAGGTAATAGACCCGCTTCTCCTTCGCCTCGTGCGTGCGCGTGGTCGAGGCGATCCAGGCGTCGATGACATCGTCGCGCAGGGCATAGACCGCGGCGTTGTACCAGTCGTACGGCTTGGCCGCGCGCTCGTTCTTGCCCACCCGATGCCGCAGTACCCTGACTATCCGCTGTTCCATGTCTAGTTGGCCGCCCCTGTTGTTGCAGGCCGCGCGAAGCGGCCAGTCGTTGCCTTTGCGTACGCCCCATGGACCATTCGGCTCATCCGGGTTGGCCGAGTGTGGACCGAATGTCGACTCGCATACGATTGCGCTATGCTGCACTGCATCAAAAACAGTTGCCAGCGTTGCTTTCCCGGTCGATGCAGAAGCATCGCCATTTTCCAATCCCTTGCCGAGACGAGGAAACAATCGAGCCGTTGCATCAACTTGCCGCAGACTGCGGCATCGCCCGCGAGTGGCGTGACGTCGACGGTCGTTCGCACGTTGTGCCGGATTCCACGCTGGAAGCGATCGTCGAAGCCTTGGGGCACGATCCGCTTGAGGATCCGCGTAGCCGGAATCGGGAAACGGACAGGCTCGCCCCGATGCTCGTCGCCGATATCGGGGAGAGCCTGGCACTGCCTTTCTTGCCGGAAGGCGTCGCAGCGACCGCCGAGGACGGCCGGATCGTCGAACTCAGGACGGAGGGCGCATCGCTCGTCGCTCCCGGGGAGCCGGGTTACTACGACCTCGACTTCGGCAGCGAGCGGTGTCGTCTGGCCGTCGCACCGCATCGCGCTCCCGGTTTCCGGTCCCGCGGCATGTGGGGTGCCGCCGTACAGATCCCCGCCCTGCGGACACCGGCCGATGGGCCCTTCGGCGACTTCGCCGACCTCGCGGCGGCGGTTCCGCACTTTTCTGCCCAAGGCGCTGCGGCATTGGCGATCAATCCGGTCCATGCGCTCTTTCCGGGAGAGGGGCGCAATTTCAGCCCCTATTCGCCGTCGAGCCGGCTGTTTCTCAACGGCGCGATGGCGAACCCGTCTCTCGCGGGCCTGCCGCCCTTCCCGCAAGCTCGCGGCGAGCAGCTGATCGACTGGCAAGCGGCCCTGCCGCAGCGGCTCCGGCACCTTCGGGACGTGTTCGACACGCTCGAACCCGAAGCCGTCACGCGCGTTTTGTCAGACCCTGGTTCCCAAGACGCGACCCTGCGGCGCCATGCGCTGTTCGACGCGCTCTATTGCCATTTCGATAGTGACGGGACCGGCGGCTTCCACGACTGGCCCGTCGCTTATCGCGATCCGGGATCGCCGCAGGTTGCCGCATTTGCCGCAGCTCATGCTCGAGAGCTGGACTTTCACCTGTTCGTCCAGTGGCTTGCGCGCGCAGGACTAGCGGCCTGCCAAGCCGCCACGGTCGAAAACGGCATGGCCGTCGGGCTCATCGCGGACCTTGCGGTCGGTGTGCACCCCGGGGGTAGCGATTGCTGGAGCCTCGGACCGGCGATGTTGGCGGGGCTCAGTGTCGGTGCGCCGCCCGACCCGCTCGGACCGCAAGGTCAGAACTGGCACCTCAGCCAGTTCTCTCCCCAAGGCTTGAAGCGCACCGGGTATGCGCCGTTCATCTCCATGCTCCGCGCCGGCTTTGCGGCGGGCGGCGGGCTCCGCGTCGACCATGCGTTCGGCCTCGAGCGGTTGTGGGTCATCCCGTCCGGTGGGGGCGCGACCGATGGAGCGTACCTGTCCTATCCGCGGCACGATCTCGTCAGGTTGCTGACGCTCGAAGCCTACCGGGCGCAGTCGGTGGTCATCGCGGAGAACCTCGGCACCGCGCCCTTCGGATTTGCCGAGTACATCGCCGACCGCGGCCTGATGGGCATGGACGTGCTGTGGTTCCAGCGTGCCGCAGACCATGGATTCATCGGCGCGCACGACTATTCCCCCGACAGCGTCGCGATGAGCGGTACGCACGATACGCCCACCGTCGCAGGCTGGTGGAGCGGGCGCGACCTTGACTGGGCCGAGCGCTGCGGTCGCCTGCCACCGGGGATC
Protein-coding regions in this window:
- the malQ gene encoding 4-alpha-glucanotransferase; the encoded protein is MHQLAADCGIAREWRDVDGRSHVVPDSTLEAIVEALGHDPLEDPRSRNRETDRLAPMLVADIGESLALPFLPEGVAATAEDGRIVELRTEGASLVAPGEPGYYDLDFGSERCRLAVAPHRAPGFRSRGMWGAAVQIPALRTPADGPFGDFADLAAAVPHFSAQGAAALAINPVHALFPGEGRNFSPYSPSSRLFLNGAMANPSLAGLPPFPQARGEQLIDWQAALPQRLRHLRDVFDTLEPEAVTRVLSDPGSQDATLRRHALFDALYCHFDSDGTGGFHDWPVAYRDPGSPQVAAFAAAHARELDFHLFVQWLARAGLAACQAATVENGMAVGLIADLAVGVHPGGSDCWSLGPAMLAGLSVGAPPDPLGPQGQNWHLSQFSPQGLKRTGYAPFISMLRAGFAAGGGLRVDHAFGLERLWVIPSGGGATDGAYLSYPRHDLVRLLTLEAYRAQSVVIAENLGTAPFGFAEYIADRGLMGMDVLWFQRAADHGFIGAHDYSPDSVAMSGTHDTPTVAGWWSGRDLDWAERCGRLPPGIDNDQANAIRDWDRGLLWSTVGRTGARPAPEQPSDAVDAVIAHIASSPSPLAIVPLEDLIGDEEQPNLPGTVTEHPNWRRRLHEPIGAVLQEPTVAARAATLSARSPAPET